Sequence from the Arthrobacter pigmenti genome:
GTCATAGGCGTCCGGCCACATGTCCTCGCCCACGCCCTCGACGAAGTATGGCCGCCCGCTTCCGCCCGAGTAGACGGAACCCTCTGGGTCCGCGCCGATGATGCGCACCGGACCGGTCTCCCTGTCCTTCGAAATGTCTTTGAGGTAGCGGCCTGTTCCGCTGATGGTTCCGCCGGTTCCGACGCCGGCGACGAAATGGGTAATCCGCCCGTCGGTGTCCCGCCAGATTTCAGGGCCGGTGCTCTCATAGTGGCTGAGCGGGCCGTTCGGGTTGGAGAACTGGTCAGGCTTGAAGGCGCCGGGGATCTCGCGGGTCAGCCGGTCCGAAACGCCGTAGTAGGACTGCGGGCTGTCGGGCGCCACCGCCGTTGGAGTCACGACTACTTCCGCACCATAAGCGGCCAGAACATTGCGCTTGTCCACACCCACCTTGTCCGGGACCACGAAGATGCACTTGTAACCGCGCTGCTGGGCAACCAGCGCCAGCCCGACGCCGGTGTTCCCGGATGTGGGCTCGATGATGGTTCCGCCGGGCTTCAGCTTGCCTTCCCTCTCCGCGGCGTCGATGATCTTGACGGCAATGCGGTCCTTCACGGAACCGCCGGGGCTCATGTACTCCACCTTCACGAGGACCGTTGCTTTGAGGCCTCCCGTCACCTGGTTGAGTTTGATGAGCGGGGTGTTACCGATCAGATCCACGACGGAGTTGGCGAACTTCATGGTTAACAAGTTACCGCGAGGTACCGACACTCCCGGACGGCCTCGATACTCGTTGTTCTCGGCGGAGCCTATGCTTCCCCGCGGAGCCGCGCGATGTGCTGGCGCTGTAGGTGCAGGTACGGCTCGATGTCGGTGATGGTTCGCAGCTGGACATCCGCCAGGGCGAAGCGTGTGGCTGCCAGCGCCAGGTTGAAAGTGGGCGCTACCCCGAAGGCGTACCAGCCGCCGTCGTCGGTCCATAGGTTCAGTTCAAGCGGCACGCCGTCCAGGCTGACGGTGGCTTTGGTGTCCGCGCGCGGACGGGGCGCGCGCATTCGCTCCATCATTTGGGAGGGTGCGCCCATCATCCACAGTGTCTGTGCCAGCAACTTGGCGTCGTCCCGCGTAGTGCACACCTGAAAATACGGACCGGTCTTGGGCTTTCCATGAATGATCGCGGTATTGGGCGGATCAAGCTGCCAGTTCCCGAAGCTCAACTTCCCTTCCCAACCCCTGAGCGTGACCGCGGGCAATTCCGTGCAGATCTGCGTTGCCTGTTGTTCAAACTCGTGGAACATAGCCCAGAACCTGAACCGTGGAAGCTTCCCCATGATCTCCATGGACGAAGTGTAGGGCGGGTCTTGTCGGAGGTACATGGCACGATTGATTGCATGACTGTTACTGCTTCCACCTCGGCCGCGTTGTCGGCTGCGTGGGAAGTGGATGGGCCGTATACGCTCCTCTCTACGGTGGGTCCGTTGCAGTGCGGTCCGCAGGATCCTACGGTCGTCTTTTCCGACGGCAGCGTGTGGATCGCATTCAGGAACGACGACGGCGCCGCCACTCTCCGACTGACGCAACGGGGTTCGCTGCGGTCGTCGTCGGTGCACGCCACGGCGTGGGGGCCGGGTGCTTCTCTCGCCCTGGTCTCGGTACCGCGTCTGGTGGGGCTGCCGGATGACTGGAGCGCATTCGATGCCTTCGGCGACTCGCTACCCGAGCTTGCCCGGAAGGGCCGTTATCTGAACCCCGGGCTTAGGTTGCCTGCGACGGAAAGGATGCTCGACGCCGTCGTCCGCGTAATCCTTGAGCAAAAGGTGACCGGGCTGGAGGCGAAGCGGGCGTGGCGGTACCTGGTGTCCCGGTTCGGTTCACCTGCACCCGCCGCGCCCGGGGCTCCGGCTCTTCGACTGCCGCCGACAGCCGAGCAGTGGCGGCGGGTTCCGTCCTGGGAGTGGCACCGGGCGGGCGTTGATGCGAAGCGGTCTGCTGCTGCGTTGCGGGCGGCTGGGGTTGCTTCGTCGCTCGAGCGGTTGGCTGGACATGATTCTGCTGAGGTTCGCGCCGGACTATGTTCGATTCCCGGGATTGGCGTGTGGACGGCAGCCGAGGTGCTGCAGCGAACCCACGGTTGCCCGGATTCCATCTCTGTGGGCGACTTTCACCTGGCCGCTTTCGTAGGCGCGGCGTTGACCGGGCAGCGTACCGACGACGCCGGGATGCTTGAGCTCCTGTCCCCCTGGGCCGGGCAGCGCCAGCGGGTGGTCCGGATGCTGTACGCGAGCGGCTTTCGGAAACAGGCGTACGGGCCGCGGCTCTCCCCGGAGGATCACCGGCAGCGGTAGGGCCTCGTCCCTGTGCCGCTTTCCCCGGTTTCTGTGCCGTTGTCATAGGCATTGTGCCAGGCCTGCGGCTGTTCCAAGCAGCTGCCTTCGACCGGTGCCGCCAGAAAGAGGGGGTTCTGGCGCAGTGATGGCGCCCCTTAAACGCACAAAGGCTCCGACTCCCGTTGAGCATGGGAGCCGGAGCCTTCGCGATGAAGCTTTGTTAGGCGGGGTTTTGCCCGTCCTGAGCCGGCGCGCCACCGGACTGTGCCTTGGCCTGCTGCTCAGCCACCTGGGCGTGAACTTCGTTCATGTCCAGCGCCTTCACGGCGTCCACCAGCTCAGTGAACTGGTTGTTGTTCAGCGCACCCGGCTGTGAGAAGACCAGGACCTTCTCGCGGAAAGCCATCAAAGTGGGTATCGAGGTGATGCCTGCTGCCGCGGCGAGCGACTGCTCGGCTTCGGTGTCCACCTTGGCGAAGGTGACGTCGTCGTGCTGCTGGGACACGGCGTCGTACACGGGAGCAAACTGCTTGCACGGGCCGCACCATTCCGCCCAGAAATCAACGAATACAATGTCGTTCGTCTCAATGGTCTCGGGGAAGGTTGCCTCGGTGATGTCAATAGTTGCCATATCTTCACGCTAACGAGAATCGGCGCCGATGTCGCGTCCTGTTCGCTCAGCGCGAGGTTAGTTGGTACAACGCCGGGGCGTTTCAGGACGCGTTTCGGTTCTCTCGTAGCGTTGCGGCCCCATGACACCGCAACGACTGGGGCGCCGAGCCGAAACGCGTCGATTCGGCCTTATCGCGCCGCTGAAGAGAACCAGGCGATCGCTATTCAGGCAATGCGAAAGGCCCGCACTCCCCCGGATTTCCGGGAAGTACGGGCCTTAGTGGCGAGTGGCAGATGAGGGATTCGAACCCCCGTAGGCTGTGCCAGCTGATTTACAGTCAGCCCCCTTTGGCCGCTCGGGTAATCTGCCGAACGTCTTCCAAGAAGACAACCTGCGAATCGCCGATCCGCAGGCAAAACAACTTTACAGAACATCCCGCCCAGAATCGAATCGCGCTCAGCGCCGCGGATTTCTAGCGCCCGGACGCCACCCGCCGCTCGATCTGCGCGTAGAAGCGCTGGGCCTGCTCGGTGGTGACCATTCCCATTCCGACGGCGTTCTTCAGGTCTGCGCGGACACCTGCCAGGCGGTCGGCTGACGAAGGGTCCGATCCCTGCGGGCGCATGACGGTGGGCGACGCAGCGACCGACGGCGCCACCCCTACCCCGGTCAGCGATGCGGCCGCAATCAACGACCCTGCGACAGCATTTCGAAGACGGACACGGTAGCTGCGGTGGTGCGCGGACAAGAATTCCTCCTGAGAACTGGCTTGAGCTCTTACAGTTTCATCCGCGAATGGGAGCGCCCTGTCCCGAAGCTGTGAATTAGGGTAGAAGCAGGAAAAAAACCAACCAGAAGGAGGCAACGATGGCCAGCGAATCCACATTCGACGTCGTTAGCAAGGTAGACAAGCAGGAAGTCGCCAACGCGCTGAATCAGGCACAGAAGGAAATCGCCCAGCGCTACGACTTCAAGGGCGTCGGCGCTGAGGTCGATTTCAGCGGGGACGAGAAAATCCTCATGAAGGCCAACTCCGAGGAACGCGTCCTCGCGGTCCTCGACGTCCTACAGTCCAAGATGATCAAGCGCGGCATCTCCCTTAAGTCCCTCGACACCGGTGAGCCCTACGCCTCCGGCAAGGAGTTCCGCCTCGAAACCTCCATCAAGGAGGGCATCGCCCAGGACATCGCCAAGAAGATCAACAAGCTCATCCGCGACGAAGCGCCCAAGGGCGTCAAATCGCAGATCCAAGGCGATGAGCTCCGGGTCAGCTCCAAGTCACGTGATGACCTTCAGGCCACGATGGCCCTGCTGAAGAACTTCGACGAGGCAGATCTGCAGTTCGTCAACATGCGCTAGGGACTACACCCAACCGACGACGACGGCGACGCCCCCTTCCGAGGGAGCGTCGCCGTCGTCGTACGTGGCTAACTGCTGCCGCGTGAAAGAACGAAGGCCGGTGGTCACCAGTTACAGAAGGGGTGACCGACTAAGAGGTCTTCAAAAGCACAGAGGACAATGCAGGACTTACCAAGGGCTTTTCCCTACCCGCTCTTGCAGGTGGGCTGCAATCTCTTTATCCAACCTCTTCGTCAGATTCCGAAAGAAGGAGGTCCACGAAGCTACACCGGCTTTGTTGAGCGTCCCAGGGGTCGTACCCTTGTGAACTATCTCGCCCCGGATGTCTTGAACGAATTCATCTACGTTAGCCACAACATTGACCTCGCTCATCTTCTGCCAGCTTATTTGATGAAGCCCGTTGGATAGTCCGAGAGCCAGTTCAAGGAGCTTCTCGGTCTTTTCGACATTGGGCGTGTTCAAAGTGTCAGCTTCGCGCAGTACAACTTCCCGGGCTTTCGTTTTCCAGGCACTCCCGGCCAAATCCCAGGGATTTTTCGCCGTCGCGACCTTCTGCCTTAAAGCGTGCGGCAGCTTCGAATGATCCTCACCGATCTCACGCAAGAGAAATTCCAGCCCCTCGAGAGCTACCTGCTCCACGTAGTTCTCCCAAGCCGTGTGCAGCAGTACGACCATCGACCGCAACAACGGCCCCGTGTCTCCCAGTGGCCTCCCCGGAGTCCCTTTGGGCGCGGGATGGAGTTCATCGAGATTCTGAACGTCCTTCATCAGCGAATCGAATGTGATTGCATACGCACTTGAGTACCCCATCTGCCTAGGGCGTGTCTGCTAAATATCCGGGTTGTGTTGTTCCAAGCTGGATGGATGGTTCGTTCGAATGTGGTTTCAGATGAGTTGTGGTCGGTTATCGAGCCTGTCCTGCGGACGGCGCCGGGTCGACGAGGTCGGCCGTGGAATGATCACCGGGTGACGTTGGAGGGTATCTGCTGGCGGTTCCGCACGGGGTCGCCGTGGCGGGATCTACCAGCCGAGTTTGGTGCCTGGCAATCAGTCTGGGAGCGGCACCGACGCTGGTCAGCCGACGGTTCCTATGAGCGGATGTTCGCCGCCGTGAAGGAATCCACTAAGGGTAATGACCTCGAGCTGGAGTCACTGCTTTCGGTGGATTCCACCAGTGTCCGGGCGCATCAGCATGCCGCCGGAGCACCCAACCTGAAGGTCGATCCGGGCCACACAGGGGGCAATGTCGAGTTACAAGTTTCTGCCCAACGAGCCAGCTGATCACGCGATCGGGCGCTCCAGAGGCGGGCTGACCACCAAGATCCATGCCCTCACCGACCGGGCATGTGCACCGGTCACGATGCTGCTCACACCCGGCCAAGCCGGAGACAACCCACAACTGTTGCCGCTGCTGGAAGCCCACAAGATCCAGGACGGCACCCGGTTCCGGCTGCTGGCCGATAAGGCTTACTCTCATCCCTCTACCCGCAGCGAACTGCGTTCCCGTCGGATCAGGCACACCATCCCGGAACGCTCCGACCAGATTGAACGACGCAAAGCCAAAGGCTCAGCCGGCGGCAGGCCACCAGCCTTCGACCCCGCGACCTACAAGGAACGCAACACCGTCGAACGCGGCTTCAACCGCCTCAAACACTGGCGTGGAATCGCTACCCGCTACGACAAATACGCAACCACGTTCCTCGGCGGCGTCCTACTCACCGCGATTGTCACCTTCCACCGCGTCCACAATTAACAGACACGACCTAAGCCTACGCACATCTCATGCGCTAGGGATTGCACCCAACCAACGACGACGGCGACGCCCCCTTCCGAGGGAGCGTCGCCGTCGTCGTAATTGGCTTGAATCACTCGCTGGGTAAACGGGGAACCTAGCGGAGCTCGCGTCCCGCCATACCCTCGAGGCGTGTGATGCGCTGCGCCATGGGCGGGTGGGACGCGAAGAGCTTCTGCACACCGCCGCCCTTGAACGGGTTCGCGATCATCAGGTGTGAGGTGTTCACCAGCTGCTGGTTCTGCGGCAGCGGCGCCTGCTGGGTGCCGCGCTCGAGCTTCCGCAGTGCCGAGGCGAGGGCCAGCGGGTCGCCGGTGAGGCGGGCGCCGTCTTCATCGGCGTCGTACTCGCGGGTACGCCCGATTGCCATCTGAATTAAACCCGCGGCGATGGGCGCGAGAATTGCCAGCAGGATCGCCGCGATGGGGTTTCCGCCGGAGTTGCGATTGCCGCCGAAGACCCCGATGAACGCGAACATCTGCGCCACGGACGTGATCACGCCGGCAACGGCCGCCGCAATGGATCCGGTAAGGATGTCGCGGTTGTAGACGTGCATCAGCTCGTGGCCGAGCACGCCACGCAGCTCCCGCTCATCCAGGATCCGCAGGATGCCCTGGGTGCAGCACACGGCCGCGTTCTCGGGATTGCGGCCGGTGGCAAACGCGTTGGGCGCCATGGTGGGCGAAATGTAGAGGCGGGGCATCGGTTTGCCCGCCTTGGCGCTCAGTTCGCGGACAATCCGGTACATCACCGGCGCCTGCTGCTCCGTGACGGGCACGGCCTTCATGCTGCGAATGGCGAGCTTGTCACTGTTCCAGTAGCTGTAGGCGATCGAGCCCACACCGATCAGCGCGAAGATCCAGATGAACGCAGAGCTCCGCGTCATGGACGCGATCACGGCGCCGAAGATAAGGAAGATTCCCATCAGGGAACCGAATAGCAGGGCCGTCTTGGCCCCGTTGAAGTGGTTGTGCACCTGTGCTCCTTGTTGACTGACTACCCGTACAACGGGCCTGGGTAGCGCGCTGTTCCGCGCGGCGTCAACGATCGAGCACTGTGCAGACACAAACCCGGTTGCCCTCGCCGTCGGCCAGCACAACGAACGATGGCGCCTGCTCGGCGTCCACGACTGTGCCGCCCGCTGCGACCGCCGCCTGGATGCGTTGCTCCGCGACGTCGTGCGGCACCCAGAGGTCGATGTGGAACCGTTGACGCGGCGTCTCGTGCGCCTCGGTGTGCTGAAACCAGAGCAACGGAACGCGTCCGTTCGGATCGGCGACGTCGTCACCTTTAACGGCGTCGGCATCGCCGGTCAGCAGGGCAGCCCAGAAGCGGCCCGCTGCCGCCAGCTGGGCAGTATCGAGGGCCAACTCGAGTTGAGCCAGCGCCTCGGGCTTCGCCTCGATCTGCTGTTCCCGGGCGATGTCGCTGATAGCGCGGGCTAGGTCAACGTCACGCTTGGTAACGGCAGAAACGTCGTGGCTGATGAGCTGTAGATCCACATACGGGTAGGTCAGCGTGACGTCCGGGTGGTGGTTGGCGGCTTCCGCAGCCTCGGCAACCGCCTCGACGAATCTCAGGCCGGCCGAGAAATTACCGGTGAGAAACCGCGCGTGCAGCCCTTGGGCGAGCTGCCGCCAATCGTTGAGTCCGGCGTCGAGCACTTGTTGTGAAGATACCTGGGTCATTGGACCAGTATGTCCGGCGCCACCGACAGAAGCTACGGTTCCGGATTGCGCGAATCGTATTGGCCGAATCGCGGCTGAAGACATGCGAGGACCAGCACCAGCAGGATGCACAGGATTCCGCCAATCAGCGCCGTCCAGCCTTCCCCGATCCACTCCGCGGAGCCGCCGCCGAGTAGCTCACCCACCTTTGGACCGCCGGCGACGACAACGATGAACACTCCCTGCAAACGTCCCCGCATCGCGTCCGGGGTTGCCGATTGCAGGATGGTGCTGCGGAAGACGCCGCTGATCGAATCCGAGACGCCTGCCAGAAACATGCAGAGCGCCGCCGGAATAATCCACGGCGTCATGCCGCCGTCCGGCGAGGAGCCGGCCATGATGACCACGAACCCAAACCCGCTGACCGAGGCACCCCACGCCGCGACTGACCACTGAACCGCTTTGCCCTGCTTATGGATATGCCCGAGCGGACCGGAAAAGAGCCCAGACAGGACGGCACCCATGGCGGTCGCGGCCAGCAGGATGCCCACGGTGAGTTCGCCACCACCAATGAACACCGCACCAACGGCGGGAAGGAGCACACGCGGTTGCGCCATGATCATCGCGACCAGGTCAATGATGAAGGTCATCCGGATATTCGGACGGGTCCCGAGATAACGGAAGCCTTCGACGACGGTGGCCAGTCCCGCGCGTCGCACCGGCCCCTCGGGCGGCATGGCCGGTAGACGGAATAGCGCCCACAGCGCGGCGGTGAAGGTGACGACGTCGATTGTGTAGGTCCAGCCGTAGCCCACCTGGGCGATGAGCAGGCCCGCGAGCATCGGCCCGACGGTGAAGGCAAGGCCGAACGTGATCATCGACAGGGCGTTGGCTGCGGGCAGGAGTTCGGGCCGGACAATCCGGGGAATGATGGCGGTGCGTGTGGGCTGGTTGATCCCAGCGAAGCCGCTGTGTACGGCGATCAGGATGTAGAGCACCCATACGTTGTCGGCACCCATCCAGGCCTGCACGGCGATCCCGATTGTGGAGCCCCATAGCCCCAAGCCTGAAAGCAGTGCGACCTTCCGCCGGTCGTGTGCATCAGCAACTGCGCCGCCATAGAGACCGGCGAACACGAGTGGTATCAGCGCGAACAGTCCGATCAGGCCGACGTTCAGGCTTGAACCGGTGATCTCATACACCTGCAGGCTGACGGCGACCAGCGTCAGGTTGGTGCCAACCGCGGACAAAGCTGTACCGAAGTACAGCCTGCGGAATGCCGGGCTCTCCTTCAGCGGCGTGATGTCGGCGAGGAGTTTGGGCACCGGCCAATTCTAGCCGTTACCTCCGGCAACAAGCCGGGATGATCAGCCTGCTGACTTTCGCGTCGCGGACTACTAGGGTTGCAAGCATCCGAGGTGAAGGAACCGCCATGCTTACGTGTGAAGTTTCCGAGGGAATCCACTGGCTCGAACACGCCCATGTCAATGTCTACTTCGTGGAGCAGGACGGCCGCGTGATGATTGTCGACGCCGGACTCCCCGCCATCTGGCCGAAAATCCAGCGCGCACTGCGGGAGTTGGGGTTCGAGAAATCGGTGGTTGCACTGGTGCTTACCCACGGCCACTTCGACCACGTGGGTGTGGCAGCGCGGATCCGGTCCCACTACCGGGTGCCGATCCTGGTCCATCCCGACGATGCATACATCGCCGCCCATCCCTACCGTTACAAGCATGAGTTGAACCGTGTTGCAGTCGTACTGCAGAATCCCCGGAGTCTCCCGATTATCGGCCGCATGAAGATGGCGGGCGCGCTGAACGTGCGTGGCGTTGCAGACACACTGCCCCTCTCCCCTGGCATCGCAACAAATCTGCCCGGCACCCCGGACATCATCCACGTCCCGGGGCATACTGCCGGCCACATCGCGTTACATTTTCCCGAGCGGCGAGCACTCATCTGCGGCGACGCGCTGGTCACCCTCAATCCGTACACCGGTATCAAAGGTCCGCAGATTGTGTCCGGTGCAGCTACGGCGAATTCACCCCAGGCGCTCGATTCTCTCGACCGGCTCGCCGCGCTCCCCGCGGAGAAGGTGTTGACCGGTCATGGTGAGCCGTGGCTCTCAAGTCCGGCAGACGCCGTCGTAATCGCCAAGCGCATCGGCCCCAGCTGAGGAACGAGGGGTACCCGGACGAGCGAAGCGAGTTCGGGGAAGTTCCGACGCGCTAGGAACGCGGGTACCCGAGCGAGCGAAGCGAACGCGGAGTCGTTACTGAAGGATCACTCAGCCGCGCTCGGCTCGTGAGCCGTGATGGCGCCGTCGATCGCGTCAAGGAGTCGTGAATCGCCCAGGATCTTGAAGTGGCCCATTGCGTCCAGCTGGATGTTCGTCGCGCCGATCAGCTCGCTGCCGCCGGGAATGTGCGGGTCGAACGTTCCGTAAATCGAAGTGATGCGTGAATTCACGGCGAGGTTCGCGCGCAGGGCATTCAGCGTCCGGTTCCTCGGCGAGAATGCCCGCAGGCTGGGAATCAGCGCGAACATCGCGTAGATGGATCCGGAGAAAGGCGAGTTTACGGCGATCAGCTGGTGGACGCGCTGGGCGGAGTCCGGCAAGGTCATCACGTATTTCCCAATCAGCCCGCCCTTACTGTGCGCCACGAGAACGATGTCGTGCAGGTTCCGCTCCACCAGGTATTGCGACACCAAATCGGCCATCGCCGGGACCGTGCCGCGGTTGTAGCCGAGGGCTGTGACGGCATGCACGGGATGCCCCTGGCTGTGCAGATGATTGGCGATCGGGTGCATGAACTGCCATGGCTCGTAGATGCCGGGGAGCAGGATCACGGGCGCCCGCTCCCCCGTCAGCTGGCGCTCCGCGTCGCCCCGAAAGATGAATCCACGAACCTGCCAGTAGGCAACGTAGGCGTAGTCGAGCACCCACTCCCAGCCGCGCCTAAGCAGTTTCATGCGCGTCTCCGGCGAGGAAACCTTGTGCGGTCTCAGCGGGCCGGTGGTACATCAGCACGTGTGGCGCGCCGTCGAGCTCGATAACAGCGGCATGGCCGTTCGCTTCGGCGAGTCGTCCCAGCCAGTCGGCGGGGACAATGGGATCCCGCCCGCCGCGCATCAGAACCACAGGGGAGGACACGTGGAGCAGCGTGTCCTCGAGCCGGTGGTTCATCATCGTCGGAAGTGTCTTCAGGTAGGGGATCATCGAGCGCAGGTAATCCGTGAACACCACCCAGTTCACCTTGGGCGATTCACGCAGGGTGTCCTGCGCCAGCCGCAGCGCCTGCTTGCCGATGGACCGTTCCCGATCATTCACTGTTGGCCCAAGCAGTACCAGCTTGCTGACCAGCTCCGGCGCGCGGGCTGCCGTCTCGGCCGCCACTTGACAGCCCATCGAATGGCCAACCAGTACGACGGCGGCAAGCTCGAGTTTACGCAGCACGGCCAGTACGATCTCGCCCAGTTCAGGGACGGAGAGCGCGCGGCGTGGGCCTGGCGTCCCGCCGAACCCGGGCAACTCGATCGCGTACACGGTACTGGTTCGCGCGAGCTCGGCGGCGAGAGGTTCGAAGTAGCGCGCGGAGACGCCAATGCCATGAACGAGGACGATCGGCTGCTCGCCCTGCCCCACCGATCGCATGATCGCCGTGCAGTCCGCGACACTCTCTTGGCGCACAGTTACCCACGGCGCTTTGCGCACAATCCCCTCCACTTCCGGCATCGATTCTCCCCAAATGGTCCTCTTCACTGCAGGATCGGTGCTGAGAAGCACCATTTGGGGAGAGTCGATGAATCCTGCTTCTTCCCAAGCCTAGACGGTTAGGCGTGGCTTATTATGAATTACTCAGAATAGGTGGTTGACTAACCCCATGACCGAACAGACCGCACGGGAAGGCGTCTGGACCGCGTCCCTGCGCGCCGCCGGGCGGAGGGTGACGAAGCAGCGCCTGGCGGTGCTCGCCGCCGTCGAGCATTCACCGCATGCAACGGCCGACGACGTCGTCACGGCCGTCCGCGCCGAGCTCGCGGACATCACGGTCCAGTCGGTGTACGTAGTGCTCGCGGACCTCACTGTGAGCGGTCTGCTCCGCCGGATTGAACCGCCGCACTCACCCGCGCGTTACGAGACGCGGGTCAACGACAACCATCACCACGCCGTCTGCACAGGGTGCGGCCGGATCGAAGACGTGGATTGCGCCGTCGGGCATGCACCCTGTCTCACCCCGCACTGGTCCCCGGGCTCCGAACAGATGACCATCCAGATTGCCGACGTGGTGTACCAGGGTCTGTGCAACAACTGCCGTGAGGCGTCCCTTGAACTTCCCGAACTAATTGAAAATCACTGAAAAGAAGGAGAACAATGACTGCCAACTTCAGCACCACCCAATCGGGTGCACCGGTCGTTGACGACAGCAATTCCTCGGCGCTGGGCCGCGACGGCGCCATCCCGCTGACCGACCACTACCTCGTCGAGAAGCTTGCACAGTTCAACCGCGAGCGCGTTCCGGAGCGTGTTGTCCATGCCAAGGGCGGCGGCGCGTTCGGCGTCTTCGAGGCCACCGAGGACGTCAGCAGGTACACCAAGGCC
This genomic interval carries:
- a CDS encoding Fur family transcriptional regulator, producing MTEQTAREGVWTASLRAAGRRVTKQRLAVLAAVEHSPHATADDVVTAVRAELADITVQSVYVVLADLTVSGLLRRIEPPHSPARYETRVNDNHHHAVCTGCGRIEDVDCAVGHAPCLTPHWSPGSEQMTIQIADVVYQGLCNNCREASLELPELIENH